From a single Syntrophorhabdaceae bacterium genomic region:
- a CDS encoding S1 RNA-binding domain-containing protein yields the protein QAAGFLRISGAANPLDSSAVHPESYSIVEAMARDLSVTVGDLISSKELRNKLDLTKYMTESVGLPTLRDIMSELDKPGRDPREEFEVFSFTQGVEKIEDLRLGMKLPGIVTNVTAFGAFIDIGVHQDGLVHISELADRFVRNPHDIVKVHQKVTVTVLDVQTGRKRISLSMKNK from the coding sequence AACAGGCGGCGGGATTCCTCAGGATCAGCGGCGCGGCCAACCCTCTGGATTCAAGTGCGGTCCATCCTGAGAGCTATTCCATTGTCGAAGCCATGGCCCGTGACCTTTCCGTGACGGTGGGCGACCTCATCTCCTCAAAAGAATTACGAAACAAACTTGATCTGACAAAATATATGACAGAATCAGTGGGGCTTCCAACCTTGCGGGACATAATGAGCGAGCTCGATAAGCCGGGACGGGACCCTCGCGAGGAATTCGAAGTCTTTTCCTTCACCCAGGGCGTCGAAAAAATAGAAGACTTAAGGCTTGGAATGAAGCTCCCGGGAATCGTCACCAATGTTACCGCCTTCGGGGCCTTCATTGACATAGGCGTGCATCAGGACGGGCTCGTTCACATTAGTGAGCTCGCCGACCGATTCGTGAGGAATCCGCATGATATAGTGAAGGTTCACCAAAAGGTAACAGTGACTGTCCTAGACGTACAAACAGGGCGAAAACGAATTTCACTTTCTATGAAGAATAAATAA